A segment of the Helicobacter sp. 'house sparrow 1' genome:
GACTGTCTCCAAAAACAGCTCCTCTAGCATGCCCAATATGCAAAGGACCAGTAGGATTTGCACTCACATATTCAATTAGTATAGATTGTTTTTTTGCAGATAAGGGTTGTTTAAGAGATTGTAAGAAAATATCAATTTGAGAATCTAAGAATTGGTGAGAGAGTGTAAGATTGATATAACCATTTACTGCTTCTACCTTAGAAAAAACCTCACTATTAGAGAGTTGTTGGACAATATCTTGAGCAATAATTATTGGAGACTTTTTAAGTTCTTTTGCAAGGGTAAATGCTACAGGAGTTGCATAGTGACCATAGCTAGAGTTCTTTGGTATCTCTAAAACAACATTGGAAATTCTAAGGGTATCCTCTAGTAATTGCTTAATGCTTTGGTGCATCAAGCCTCCTTAGTCTTTTTTGTAGTTGTTTTAGAAGTTTTTGTTGTGGTCGCTCTAGCCTTTTTTACAGGAGCTTTTTTTGTCGCTTCTTGTGGTGTTGTTGCTTCAGTTAAAGTAACATTTTCATCATCATCTTTAATAGCTTTCTTAAAATCTTTAATTCCGCTTCCCAGACCCTTTGCAACTTCTGGAATTTTTTTTGCACCAAATAACAGAATGATAACTAATAAAACAACCACCCAATGCCAAATGCTAAAACTGCCCATAACACATCCTTTTGATTATTGTTATATTGGTTAAACCAAAGTCCTGCAATTATACAAAAAAAAATTATTTCTGTATAGTTTTCCAGTTTTGGCAAATTGCCTGAGAATCAAAATTCATGCAAGAAAGTAGTGAAGCAATGGAGAGAATTTTTTTTATAGAATCTTGTATATCATTATTAATAATTAAGAAATCAAATGCATCCATAAATAACATTTCCTCATAAGCATTTTTAATCCTATTTTGAATAATCTCTTGAGTATCAGTACCTCTTTTTTCAAGGCGTTGTTGTAGGATTAAATCATTTTGTGTCGTAATGAATACAGACTTAGCAAGTTTTGGAAAATGTTCTTTAATATTTTTATGCCCCTGGACATCAACATCAAATACTACCAGCTTCCCATCTTGAAGGGCCTCTTTTACAGGAACTAGAGAGGTTCCATAATAATTTTGATGTACCTTTGCCCATTCCAGGAACCTTTCTGCCTTTATGTCCTCTAAAAACTTTTCTTCGGTGGTAAAAAAATATTCTCTACCATCTTTTTCATTAAATCTTGGAGGTCTTGTTGTTGTAGATATAGAAAAAAATATATTTGGAAAATTATCCTTTAAAGCTTTGCAAAGAGTACTTTTCCCACTACCACTAGGTCCTGATAAAATTAAAATATTTCCACACATTTTTTTACTTTGTAAAATCAATTTCTAAGGATATTTTAGAATTGCCAAAGATTTTTTGCAACTCTTCTTCTGGAGTATTTTTGATAAAATCAATAAAATCTCTTCCACTGCAGGTGAATTTCTTCAGTGATGATAGAGGTTGATTGAGGGCTTCAAGAATTTCAACTTCATCCACAGTAATATCATTGATGCTATGATCTAAGTCGCTAAAGGGAATATCAAACTCTTCTTTTAAATGTTCTTCAAATTTTTGATCATATTCTTCTTCAGGAGTGATGGAATCTTCTTTTGTTTCTAGTGAATGTGTTTCTTCCAAGAGTTTTTTTACTTCATTAATATCCTCAATGTCTAGGACATTAAGATGTTCTGCTTTAGAAACAGTTGTTTCATCTTCTTTTATGGCATATATGTCTTCTAGTTGTTTATTATCTATATTATCTATATTATCTATATTATCTTGAGTATCTTGAGTATTGTCTAAATCAAAACCTTCTAAAAAATCATCAAAATTATGTTCAGCTTCAAGGTTAAGATCACTAAAATCATCAATAGGTTCTTCTAATTTTAGATCATCAAGGCTATCAAAGATCTTGTTGTCAATACCTTGCGTTGCTTTTGCAACATAATCATTTGATTTGATATTGTTATGTGAATTTAATTCATTTAGCAATTCTTCGTGATCAAAGACTACCTCTTGCAGATTCTGCGAATCTGATGACAAAATAGGAGAATTAATATCTTGCGTTTTTTCATTATTATCTAAATCAAAGTCAGGAATACTAAGATCATCTAAATTATCAACCAATTCATCATTGAATTCCATTGGGTTTTGGATAATATTTTTAGGACTTTTAGTGGCAATTTCTGGAATTTTTGATTTAATAAACTCTACGATTTCAGTAGGTAAAAATGGCTTTTTAATATAAAAATCAAACCCTTTTATTGGTTGAGATGATTTTCTATGAATGAGTATTTTTTCATATTCTAATGATGGAATCCCTGTGATATTTGGGATGCTATCATCAAAAAAAACAATAAAAGGCTCATTTGTAGTCTCTACAAAAGAAGTATCAAAATTATCAAACACAAGTAATGTAAGGTCAAGACTTTTTACACTATTTTCAATAATTTTGATAACCATAGTATCTTTGCTAAAAAGATAGATTCTCAAGAGTTCACCATTACTAACTTTCTAAGATTATTGTAAAATTATAGCACACATAGGGGTTAATTTTTTTTAAGGTTTATGATGTATTTTTTACGATTATTTGGATTTATATTTTTCTTATTTGTTTTTGCATATGGTGATGGACAAATATTTTTTATGCCAGAAGAGCAAAAGCAAGCCTTAAGAACTCTAAAAGAAGCACTAAGAAGTGCGAAAAAAGAGATTAATATTGCAATTTATAGCTTTACAAATAAGGAAATTGCCAAAGTTTTGAGGGACCAAGCTAGGAATGGCATCAGAATCAATATTATATATGATAGAGAATCTAATATTAAGAATTCATATTCTACAATTGGGTATTTGGCAACATTAAATAATATTAGTGTTTGTTTATTGCAGGGTCAAAAGGCAGCACAAAAAGATCATTACGGGATTATGCATCAAAAACTAGCAATTATAGATGATCACTCTATTATTTTTGGCTCTGCAAACTGGAGCAAGAGTGCCTTTGAAAATAATTTTGAGATTTTGTATTTAAGCACTGAAAAAAAGATAATACAAAAAGCAACAAAGCATTTTAAAGAAATGCTAAAAGATTGCAAAGCCTTTTAGCTTAGCCTAAGAGTTCTTTTACAAAACTTGCAATTTTTTTACCATCTGCGTTTAAGTCCTTTGCATACCCCATTATTTTTCCCATATCTTTTTTCCCTTCCGCTCCAAGCTTTGAAATAATCTCTTGAATCTTTATTTTTAATTCACTATCCTCAAGTTGTTTGGGAAGATAGGAGTGGATGATTTCCATTTCCTTAGATTCTTTGTTATAAAGGTCTTCTCTACCACCTTTTTTATATGCCTCAGCTGCATCTTGTCTTTGTTTATATGCAGTCTTTAATATCTTGATAATATCTTCATCACAAAGGATTTTTCTTTGATCTACCTCTACTTGTTTAAAAGCACTATTTAACATTCTTAAAGTATCTCTTTTAAAAGTATCGAGATTTTTCATTGCTTCTTTTAA
Coding sequences within it:
- the tatA gene encoding twin-arginine translocase TatA/TatE family subunit: MGSFSIWHWVVVLLVIILLFGAKKIPEVAKGLGSGIKDFKKAIKDDDENVTLTEATTPQEATKKAPVKKARATTTKTSKTTTKKTKEA
- a CDS encoding phospholipase D-like domain-containing protein, with the translated sequence MYFLRLFGFIFFLFVFAYGDGQIFFMPEEQKQALRTLKEALRSAKKEINIAIYSFTNKEIAKVLRDQARNGIRINIIYDRESNIKNSYSTIGYLATLNNISVCLLQGQKAAQKDHYGIMHQKLAIIDDHSIIFGSANWSKSAFENNFEILYLSTEKKIIQKATKHFKEMLKDCKAF
- a CDS encoding GatB/YqeY domain-containing protein, giving the protein MSLIREKINQDLKEAMKNLDTFKRDTLRMLNSAFKQVEVDQRKILCDEDIIKILKTAYKQRQDAAEAYKKGGREDLYNKESKEMEIIHSYLPKQLEDSELKIKIQEIISKLGAEGKKDMGKIMGYAKDLNADGKKIASFVKELLG
- the gmk gene encoding guanylate kinase translates to MCGNILILSGPSGSGKSTLCKALKDNFPNIFFSISTTTRPPRFNEKDGREYFFTTEEKFLEDIKAERFLEWAKVHQNYYGTSLVPVKEALQDGKLVVFDVDVQGHKNIKEHFPKLAKSVFITTQNDLILQQRLEKRGTDTQEIIQNRIKNAYEEMLFMDAFDFLIINNDIQDSIKKILSIASLLSCMNFDSQAICQNWKTIQK